In Lentibacillus amyloliquefaciens, one DNA window encodes the following:
- a CDS encoding sodium-dependent transporter, with translation MNDHWSSRIGFILSSAGAAIGLGAIWKFPYMTGMNGGGAFFLLFIAFTLIIGLPLLVTEFIIGRGAQKEAVSAFKKLAPGSSWQVIGYWGIAGSFILLSFYSVVGGWVLIYSVMSLFGSVISDNANYEQLFGAITGDPLIAISGHALFLILAVIIVSFGIKAGIEKASKVMMPLLFVFFIILVIRSVTFEGAAEGLKFFLQPDFSKMTAEGILYALGQSFFALAVGFSVMVTYSSYLGKDVSLPFSAASVSIMNVFVSLLAGLAIFPVVFSFGLEPTEGPGLLFMVLPAAFAQMPFGEVFLTLFLLLFLFAIFTSAFSMLEIMTAAVTARKNYSRTKVVWASGLIVFIAGIPAALSSSALADFKIFGKTVFDASDFLVSNIMLPGGCLMMALFIGIRMDQSLMKQEFSYANNLSSGAYQLWFQIMRWLVPVTIVIVFLNSVGIIQF, from the coding sequence ATGAACGATCATTGGTCATCCAGAATTGGATTTATTTTATCATCAGCAGGTGCAGCGATCGGCCTTGGAGCTATATGGAAATTCCCCTATATGACAGGCATGAACGGGGGCGGCGCCTTTTTCCTGCTTTTTATTGCATTTACCTTAATCATCGGGCTTCCCCTCTTGGTTACTGAATTTATTATCGGACGCGGTGCTCAGAAAGAAGCTGTCAGTGCGTTCAAAAAACTCGCTCCCGGCAGCAGTTGGCAGGTTATCGGTTATTGGGGCATTGCCGGTTCATTTATCCTGTTGTCATTTTACAGTGTTGTCGGCGGCTGGGTGCTCATATACAGTGTCATGTCGCTGTTTGGCTCTGTCATTTCAGACAATGCCAATTATGAACAGTTATTTGGAGCGATCACCGGTGATCCGCTTATCGCCATTTCCGGGCATGCCCTGTTTTTAATCCTCGCCGTCATTATTGTTTCCTTTGGGATTAAAGCGGGGATTGAAAAAGCAAGTAAAGTGATGATGCCATTATTGTTTGTCTTTTTTATCATACTGGTCATCCGATCTGTTACCTTCGAAGGCGCAGCTGAAGGTCTTAAATTCTTTCTGCAGCCTGACTTTTCCAAAATGACAGCAGAAGGGATTTTGTATGCACTCGGCCAGTCCTTCTTTGCCCTGGCGGTCGGTTTTTCCGTCATGGTGACATACAGTTCCTACCTTGGTAAAGATGTGAGCTTGCCGTTTTCAGCGGCATCTGTTTCAATTATGAACGTTTTTGTTTCACTTTTAGCCGGACTGGCCATATTCCCTGTAGTCTTTTCATTCGGACTGGAGCCGACAGAAGGCCCTGGCTTATTATTCATGGTGCTGCCGGCTGCTTTTGCACAAATGCCATTCGGTGAAGTGTTCCTGACGTTATTTCTGTTGCTGTTCCTGTTTGCCATTTTCACATCAGCCTTCAGCATGCTTGAGATTATGACAGCCGCTGTTACCGCCAGAAAGAACTATTCACGAACCAAAGTCGTGTGGGCTTCCGGACTAATCGTCTTTATAGCCGGCATTCCTGCTGCCCTGTCATCAAGTGCGCTGGCAGACTTTAAAATCTTTGGAAAGACTGTTTTTGATGCGAGTGATTTTCTTGTCAGTAACATCATGCTTCCGGGCGGATGTCTGATGATGGCATTATTCATCGGTATCAGAATGGATCAGTCACTGATGAAGCAGGAATTTTCCTATGCCAATAACCTTTCATCCGGAGCATATCAGCTCTGGTTTCAAATCATGCGCTGGCTCGTGCCGGTCACCATCGTTATCGTCTTCTTAAATTCAGTCGGTATTATTCAATTTTAA
- a CDS encoding CoA-disulfide reductase, producing MAQKIVIVGGVAGGANIASQLRRNDQNSDITLFDKDEHIAFSTCGMPYYIGGEVEKRSHLLVNSEKFADKFDINLQTNAEVIKIDRENKQVTYRDSSGEHKTPYDKLVLAPGASAIKPDFDGYNEKRVFTLHTIPDMDAIQEFIQTHQPKTCAIIGAGFVGMELVENLQALSIDCTIIDRSKQVMKLVDKDMAAMIEDHITSKGTHLLLNEELNSFSNNGSTLHLGSGKSVQADMTIMAAGIRPNKKLAEDSGLKIGKTGAIKVNNFMQTNDPDIYAIGDVIETNDFLTGTPRHVALAGPAHRQAIIAAGHMQGNKIEYSGVQGSAIFKVFDLTVGSTGLNAAVLDHLDIEYKTVTHEALSHAGYYPGAEKICIKILFDAKTGLLYGAQVIGREGADKRLAVLATAMKGRMTVHTLTELELAYAPPYSSPKDPVNVIGYKATSKLES from the coding sequence ATGGCACAAAAAATTGTCATCGTCGGCGGTGTAGCGGGCGGTGCCAACATCGCGTCACAATTGCGGCGGAATGATCAAAACTCTGACATTACCTTATTTGATAAAGATGAGCATATCGCCTTCTCCACCTGTGGTATGCCGTATTACATCGGCGGTGAAGTTGAAAAGCGGTCTCATCTGCTCGTGAATAGCGAAAAGTTTGCCGATAAATTCGATATAAACTTGCAAACCAATGCAGAAGTTATAAAAATCGACCGTGAAAACAAGCAGGTTACTTACCGGGATTCCTCGGGAGAACATAAAACACCTTACGATAAACTTGTGCTGGCACCCGGCGCTTCTGCCATCAAACCTGATTTTGACGGGTATAATGAAAAACGGGTGTTCACACTCCATACTATCCCGGATATGGATGCGATTCAGGAATTTATCCAGACCCATCAACCAAAAACCTGTGCCATCATCGGTGCCGGTTTCGTCGGTATGGAACTGGTCGAGAATTTACAAGCACTCAGTATTGACTGTACGATTATCGACCGAAGCAAACAAGTCATGAAGCTTGTCGATAAGGACATGGCCGCAATGATTGAGGACCATATCACTTCAAAAGGCACTCACCTTCTTTTGAATGAAGAACTTAACTCATTTTCAAATAACGGCTCGACGCTGCACTTAGGCAGCGGCAAAAGTGTGCAGGCTGACATGACCATCATGGCTGCCGGCATCCGTCCGAATAAGAAATTGGCTGAAGACAGCGGCTTGAAAATAGGCAAAACGGGTGCGATTAAAGTAAACAATTTTATGCAGACGAACGATCCCGATATTTATGCCATCGGAGACGTTATCGAAACAAATGACTTTCTGACCGGAACGCCGAGACATGTTGCACTGGCAGGGCCGGCACATCGCCAGGCCATCATTGCAGCCGGCCATATGCAAGGAAACAAAATCGAATATTCAGGCGTGCAGGGTTCTGCCATTTTTAAAGTATTTGATTTAACAGTTGGTTCTACAGGGTTGAACGCCGCTGTATTGGATCATTTGGACATTGAGTATAAAACAGTGACACATGAGGCCCTCTCTCATGCCGGCTATTATCCCGGTGCTGAGAAAATTTGCATCAAAATCCTGTTCGATGCAAAAACAGGCTTGTTATACGGTGCTCAAGTCATTGGAAGAGAAGGTGCCGATAAACGATTAGCTGTCCTGGCAACAGCCATGAAAGGCAGAATGACCGTGCACACTCTGACGGAATTGGAACTGGCCTACGCGCCGCCATATTCATCACCGAAAGACCCCGTCAATGTCATCGGCTATAAAGCAACAAGCAAACTGGAGTCTTAA